In Picosynechococcus sp. PCC 7002, the following are encoded in one genomic region:
- a CDS encoding Ig-like domain-containing protein yields MTVLKTMTRIDRLALLLIVIFSLMIGIGVGGEQLCGVDCPINTGPRVREFSWQEQRIGGDDTAFILTFDRPMDAVGVEDNLVIDPPLPGKTSWAGKRLAYTLLAPAPYGQDYQLTLRGAREKFAASGNLGKTMQPFSSSFRTRDRALAYVGTDETQQEKGRLILYNWTKDEKRILTPPNLVVLDFQVYPEGKAILFSAVDRTRPAEGIQDSQLYRVSTGLGEDDASADLELVLDNRTYQNLQFQLAADGEAIAVQRVKRDDPADFGLWLVMPGEEPQPLGLSGGDFAIAPDGKTIALPQGKGIGIFSLEDIQEEPLDFLPRFGQVVTFSPDGTTAVLVDFNSDNPELRYRRSLYLVNSRNQEQKLLDTDGSVLDCDFNPTETQLYCLLTELIPGDEYREQPYFAQIDLETQTVYRLAQLTQYQDIALSMAPDGLGLLFSQVVTDITDVEEPFFRTASGEAIAGGQLWLIVPGETPDQTQLEALPFAGVYPRWLP; encoded by the coding sequence ATGACCGTTTTGAAAACCATGACCCGCATTGATCGTCTTGCCCTCCTGTTGATTGTGATCTTTAGCCTGATGATCGGCATCGGTGTCGGCGGTGAGCAACTGTGTGGCGTGGATTGTCCGATTAATACCGGGCCGAGGGTGCGGGAATTTTCTTGGCAGGAACAACGCATTGGTGGTGATGATACGGCCTTTATTTTGACCTTCGACCGACCGATGGATGCGGTGGGGGTCGAGGACAATTTAGTTATTGATCCACCGCTCCCTGGCAAGACCAGTTGGGCGGGTAAACGCTTGGCCTATACGCTGTTGGCACCGGCTCCCTATGGCCAGGATTATCAATTAACCTTACGGGGGGCGCGGGAAAAATTTGCGGCTTCGGGAAATCTAGGCAAGACGATGCAGCCATTTTCCAGTAGTTTTCGCACCCGCGATCGCGCCCTGGCCTATGTGGGCACCGATGAGACACAGCAGGAAAAGGGACGGTTAATTTTATACAACTGGACAAAGGACGAGAAACGCATTTTAACGCCGCCGAATTTGGTGGTGCTGGACTTTCAGGTGTATCCGGAAGGGAAAGCAATTTTGTTTAGTGCGGTGGATCGGACGCGCCCAGCAGAAGGGATTCAGGATAGTCAACTTTATCGGGTAAGCACAGGCCTTGGAGAAGATGATGCGTCTGCGGATTTGGAACTGGTTTTAGATAATCGCACCTACCAAAATTTGCAATTTCAACTCGCAGCGGATGGGGAGGCGATCGCCGTGCAACGGGTCAAGCGGGATGATCCGGCGGACTTTGGGCTGTGGCTCGTGATGCCTGGGGAAGAACCGCAACCGTTGGGCTTGTCGGGGGGAGATTTTGCGATCGCCCCGGATGGGAAAACCATTGCTCTACCCCAGGGGAAAGGGATTGGTATTTTTTCCCTAGAAGATATCCAAGAAGAACCCCTCGACTTTTTGCCCCGTTTTGGTCAGGTGGTCACCTTTTCGCCCGATGGAACAACGGCGGTATTGGTGGATTTCAACAGTGATAATCCGGAGTTACGCTATCGGCGATCGCTTTATTTGGTCAATAGCCGCAACCAGGAGCAAAAATTACTGGATACGGACGGCTCGGTGCTAGATTGCGACTTTAACCCCACAGAAACCCAGCTTTATTGTTTACTGACAGAATTAATCCCTGGGGACGAATACCGGGAGCAACCCTATTTTGCCCAGATTGATCTCGAAACCCAGACAGTCTATCGCCTCGCCCAGTTGACCCAATACCAAGATATTGCCCTCAGCATGGCCCCCGATGGTCTGGGGTTGCTGTTTAGCCAGGTGGTGACGGACATTACCGACGTGGAAGAGCCTTTTTTCCGGACGGCATCCGGGGAGGCGATCGCCGGGGGGCAACTTTGGCTTATTGTTCCTGGTGAAACGCCTGACCAAACTCAGTTGGAGGCGCTACCCTTTGCGGGAGTCTATCCCCGTTGGCTGCCCTAG